One genomic segment of Mangifera indica cultivar Alphonso chromosome 6, CATAS_Mindica_2.1, whole genome shotgun sequence includes these proteins:
- the LOC123218454 gene encoding lamin-like protein, which yields MSTSLQLIRFTSSFFFFSFIFIFFFFAHTSATDHIVGANKGWNPGINYTNWANNHTFYVNDLISFRYQKTQYNVFMVNQSGYDNCTTEGALGNWSSGKDFITLDKAQRYYFICGNGQCFSGMKVSVLVHPLPSPPSSKSPSVAANASSESAGPVIWHKGLVGLRALAMAAVPFWIGWI from the exons ATGTCCACCTCACTTCAGCTCATCCGGTTCAcctcctccttcttcttcttctccttcatcttcatcttcttcttcttcgctCACACCTCCGCCACTGACCACATTGTTGGCGCCAACAAAGGCTGGAACCCCGGTATCAACTACACCAACTGGGCTAATAACCACACCTTCTATGTCAACGATCTCATCt CATTTAGGTACCAGAAGACTCAATACAATGTGTTTATGGTGAACCAAAGTGGGTATGATAACTGCACAACAGAAGGGGCACTAGGCAATTGGAGCAGTGGTAAAGATTTCATAACTCTTGACAAAGCTCAGAGGTATTACTTCATTTGTGGCAATGGTCAGTGCTTTAGTGGCATGAAAGTTTCTGTTTTGGTCCACCCTTTGCCTTCACCACCATCGTCAAAATCACCTTCAGTTGCTGCAAACGCATCCTCAGAATCTGCAGGTCCTGTCATTTGGCACAAGGGTTTAGTGGGTTTAAGAGCCTTGGCCATGGCTGCAGTTCCATTCTGGATTGGATGGATTTAG